From the genome of Deferribacteraceae bacterium V6Fe1:
TCCTCACTTGCAAGGGAAGAAAATACTACTATCGGCAGATGTTTTAGTGCATCTGACTCCCTAACCTTTCTTATTAAGAATGTCCCGTCAGCCACAGGCATCTCCAAATCGGTCACGATAATATCCGGCACCTCTTTAGTCAAAGCATTCAGCAATAATTTTCCATTCTCAAATGCATTAACGGTGTAGCCTGCTTTTTCGAGGTTATTTTTCAAAAGCTTACGAATAACATCAGAATCTTCAGCCAAAAATATCTTTTTGCCACGCCTTAAATGCTGCTTTGTATAGTCTATTTCAACATTATGCATTGAAGTTAAAGGATTAATCTCAGCAACAATTTTTTCAAAGTCTAAAAGCTGCACAAGCCTGTCATTAATATTTACCACGCCCAATACGGACTCAGCCAAATTTATGTCACTAATTGAAGCATAATCATTGATATCCGCCCAGGTAATCCTGTGAATCCTCGTAATATCGTCCACCACAAACCCATTATATTGATGGTTAAAATAAGTAATTATTACTTTTGACTTTTTTGGATCGTAATCATGCTTTATATTAAGCCAATAA
Proteins encoded in this window:
- a CDS encoding chemotaxis protein CheV translates to MGIDHEILLEVGTNEFEVVEFIIRGEKEHYFGINVAKVREIILFPEIVKVPDSHPAVIGTANVRQKLIPIINLSYWLNIKHDYDPKKSKVIITYFNHQYNGFVVDDITRIHRITWADINDYASISDINLAESVLGVVNINDRLVQLLDFEKIVAEINPLTSMHNVEIDYTKQHLRRGKKIFLAEDSDVIRKLLKNNLEKAGYTVNAFENGKLLLNALTKEVPDIIVTDLEMPVADGTFLIRKVRESDALKHLPIVVFSSLASEENELKVLGIGANEFIGKPDLGIVINTIDKYVI